A region from the Dendropsophus ebraccatus isolate aDenEbr1 chromosome 1, aDenEbr1.pat, whole genome shotgun sequence genome encodes:
- the TMEM60 gene encoding transmembrane protein 60 → MRMSLAQRVLLTWLFSLLFLIMLVLKLDEKAPWNWFIIFIPIWIFDTILIVMLIVKMAGRCKSGYDPRNGAQNMKRKSWYLTAMLLKLAFCLALCALLEQFTNMWLCLVFIPLWILLIGALIELGYNVFYVRRD, encoded by the coding sequence ATGAGAATGTCCCTGGCGCAGAGAGTGCTGCTGACATGGCTCTTCAGCTTACTATTCTTGATCATGCTGGTGTTGAAGCTGGATGAGAAGGCGCCCTGGAACTGGTTCATTATCTTCATACCCATCTGGATATTTGACACCATTTTAATTGTTATGTTAATTGTAAAGATGGCAGGACGGTGTAAATCTGGTTATGACCCTAGAAATGGAGCTCAAAATATGAAGAGGAAGTCTTGGTATCTTACTGCCATGCTCCTGAAGTTGGCATTCTGTCTGGCCCTGTGTGCCTTGCTGGAACAGTTCACCAATATGTGGCTATGCCTTGTATTTATTCCATTGTGGATCTTGCTCATTGGAGCACTGATTGAACTGGGATATAATGTGTTCTATGTGAGACGTGACTAG